From Macrobrachium nipponense isolate FS-2020 chromosome 6, ASM1510439v2, whole genome shotgun sequence, a single genomic window includes:
- the LOC135216273 gene encoding acanthoscurrin-2-like — MAGRRDGLGLGAAEARDRMDLGGGQGRGCAVRCQGTGTGRRDGKLGWAGIHGGAGWDGWLGAGLGRVPPGREDRTAGWRYGWAGLRAARPLGWDGGVPGWAGLVAAGAWGWYGVVASWAGLGTMGAWGGDGMAGSGGLGWAGRLHGAGMGYGGVAGWLLQGAGMERLGGELGWAGHGHCHGAGTVVAGWQAGLGWAPPGVGTGRRGCGQGWAGHRPGRGNWMAG; from the coding sequence ATGGCGGGGCGGCGGGATGGGCTTGGGCTGGGCGCAGCTGAGGCGCGGGACAGGATGGATCTGGGTGGCGGGCAGGGACGGGGCTGTGCTGTGCGCTGCCAGGGCACAGGGACAGGACGGCGGGATGGCAAGCTGGGCTGGGCTGGGATCCACGGGGGCGCAGGGTGGGATGGCTGGCTGGGGGCTGGGCTGGGCAGGGTGCCGCCTGGGCGAGAGGACAGGACAGCGGGGTGGCGGTATGGCTGGGCTGGGCTGCGCGCCGCCAGGCCGCTGGGATGGGATGGTGGGGTACCAGGCTGGGCTGGGCTGGTAGCCGCTGGGGCATGGGGATGGTACGGTGTGGTGGCAAGCTGGGCTGGGCTGGGCACCATGGGGGCATGGGGTGGGGATGGGATGGCGGGTAGTGGCGGGCTGGGCTGGGCAGGGCGCCTCCATGGTGCGGGAATGGGGTATGGTGGGGTGGCGGGCTGGCTGCTGCAGGGTGCGGGGATGGAAAGACTGGGTGGCGAGCTAGGCTGGGCTGGGCATGGGCACTGCCATGGTGCGGGGACGGTGGTGGCTGGGTGGCAGGCAGGGCTGGGCTGGGCACCACCGGGAGTGGGGACGGGACGGCGGGGTTGCGGCCAGGGCTGGGCTGGGCACCGTCCAGGGCGTGGGAACTGGATGGCGGGGTGA
- the LOC135216274 gene encoding uncharacterized protein LOC135216274 yields the protein MPSLAQPTTSSSCPLASSTQPSTQLSHPHTPAAPSPPPCHPVPAPQRCPVSSARTRLPIPTLMRCPARHPAVPSPRHRRRLAQPSPAHTHHPVPTPRRCQAQPTATSRPVPHDPVMPSPAQLPTPLSRPLPTAGHPAQRCPPPNLPPLRHGGNLPSKPHHPAPAEPSPVMLPHRCPVPALAIAQPTSPAPNPRAPRYGPAHHPAILSHTPGDTQPSPPPCRLSLQPQPTQPRTRHPLAIPSPCLRPATQPRHYRPVPTPWQRQPATHARLYPCPSAQP from the coding sequence ATGCCCAGCCTGGCCCAGCCCACCACCTCGTCGTCCTGTCCCCTTGCCAGCAGCACACAGCCCTCCACCCAGCTGTCCCATCCCCACACCCCAGCAGCACCCAGCCCGCCACCCTGCCATCCCGTACCTGCGCCCCAGCGGTGCCCAGTCAGCTCAGCCCGCACCCGCCTTCCCATCCCCACACTCATGCGGTGCCCAGCCCGCCACCCCGCTGTCCCGTCCCCACGCCACAGGCGGCGCCTAGCCCAGCCCAGCCCAGCTCACACCCACCATCCCGTCCCCACGCCCCGACGGTGCCAAGCTCAGCCCACCGCCACCAGCCGACCCGTCCCCCATGACCCCGTGATGCCCAGCCCAGCCCAGCTTCCCACACCGCTGTCCCGTCCTTTGCCCACGGCGGGGCACCCAGCCCAGCGCTGCCCACCACCCAACCTTCCGCCCCTGCGCCATGGTGGCAACCTGCCCAGCAAGCCCCACCATCCCGCCCCCGCTGAGCCCAGCCCAGTCATGCTGCCACACCGCTGTCCCGTCCCTGCTCTGGCGATTGCCCAGCCCACGTCCCCCGCTCCGAACCCAAGGGCACCCAGGTACGGTCCAGCACACCACCCCGCCATCCTGTCCCACACCCCCGGCGATACCCAGCCCAGCCCGCCACCCTGCCGTCTGTCCCTGCAACCCCAGCCCACCCAGCCCAGGACCCGCCACCCCCTCGCCATCCCGTCCCCGTGCCTGCGCCCAGCCACCCAGCCCCGCCACTACCGTCCCGTCCCCACACCCTGGCAGCGCCAGCCTGCCACCCATGCCCGATTGTACCCGTGCCCCAGTGCCCAGCCCTAG